In Paenibacillus xylanilyticus, the genomic window ACAATCAAATCAGGCTTCCATTCAGCCAATCTGGCCACGGATTCAGGATCACGCAGCTTCACAGGTTGAAATACGGGCAGGCCATGGCGCTCAGCCGCAGCCTTAACAGGCGTTGGCGTGAGCACTTTTTTGCGGCCTTGCGGTTTATCGGGCTGGGTGACTACCCCCACCACGTTATAACCCTCAGCGATGAGCATATCCAGAGAAGGGACAGCAAATTCCGGGGTACCCATAAAAACAATATTCAAATCCATCACTCCTTAATTACGTCGCGGTCCAGTCTGATCGGCTGCAATTTCGTACACCTTCTCAGCGATATCCGTGAAGAGTACACCATCCAGGTGATCAATCTCGTGCTGGAATGCCCGGGACAACAGACCGCTGCCCGTAATAATCAGTTCATTTCCTTCACGGTCCAAGCCTTTAACGGTAACTGTCTCAAAACGGCGAACGTCGCCGTTAATACCAGGAATACTCAGACAGCCTTCCGGTCCAAACTGTTCGCCTTCGCTTGCGATGATTTCAGGATTGATCATTTTGATGAGGCCTTGTTCATCCCCAGCATCAATGACAATCAGGCGTTTCAAAATGCCTACTTGAGGGGCAGCAAGACCTACGCCTTCAGCGTCATACATGGTATCTGCCATATCATCCAGCAGTTTTTGTACATTGGGTGTTACTTTTGTAACTTCCTTGGCTCTTTTGTGAAGCACCTCATCTGGTTCTTTAACAATAATACGAATCGACATGTTGTAAGCACCTTCCTAACCCAAATCTCATGTTGGGTATCATTCTTTTGATTATCATTTGCTTTGTTACTAATCTATGTTTATACCGCTTGTTCACATCCACATTTTGCTCTAATCATTTTCCCAATTTTTATCACACAAAGTGTCCATGGAAAACGATGCATCATGCTTACATTAACATTTGCGGGTCTACATCCAAACTAATGAGCAGTTTTTGCGCCTGAACATCATCGTCCATGCGCCGAGCTGTTTCCAGGGCGATTCCGATAGCGTCTACATCCCCCCGCCATTTTATCATACATTGGAATCGGTATCTATTCTTGATCCGGGGAATGGGCGAGGCTACAGGCCCCAGCACGTCGAAGGCATCGTTGCTGAAACGGTCAAGGCTTCCCAGCCAGCCCGCTGCATTGGCACGTTCTTTCAACAGACGTGTGTAATTTTCGGCCAGCCGGATCAGTACAGGCAATTGCTCGTGCGAAAAGGTCACCAGAATCAGGCGGCAATACGGCGGGTATTGCAGATTCCGGCGGTGAAGCAGTTCCTCACGCACAAAAGAAACATAATCATGCTGGCTTGCATGCCCAATGGAATAGTGCTCCGGTGTATAGGACTGCACAAAGACCTCACCAGGCAACTGATGGCGCCCGGCACGGCCCGCTACCTGGGTCAACAGCTGGAAGGTCTTCTCGGCAGCCCGGAAATCGGGCAGGTTCAGTGCCGAGTCTGCCGTGATGACACCAACCAGGGTGACATCCGGAAAATCCAATCCTTTGGCAACCATCTGGGTACCCAGCAGCACATCCGCTTTTTTCTCCCGGAACTGCTTCAGAAGTTTCTCATGCGACCCCTTCTCCGTCGTTGTGTCCACATCCATGCGGATTACACGAATTCCCGGGAACAGCTTGGCCAATTCTTCCTCCACTCGCTGCGTACCTGTACCGAAGTAACGGATATGTTCACTGCCACATTCAGGACATACCTCCGGAGCAGCTTCCGCATACCCGCAATAGTGACAACGAAGATTGTTTGAACGCTGGTGATACGTCAGTGAAATATCACACTCGGGACAACCGGCCACATAACCGCAGCTTCGGCACATGACAAAAGTGGAATAGCCTCGGCGGTTCAACAGCAAAACGGTCTGCTCCCCGCGCTCCAACCGTTCCTCCAGTCCCTTGTGCAGAGCCCGGCTAAACATCGAACGGTTGCCATCCTTCAACTCTTCCCGCATATCAATGATTCGCACATCCGGCAGATTGTTGCCAAGGGCCCGAGTAGGCATTTCCAGCAGCAGCGGGGCAAAATCATCATTGCTCTGCGAACGTGCGGCATAGTAACTTTCCAGCGAAGGCGTCGCGGAGCCCAGAACCACAACAGCCTGATGCTGCTGTGCTCTTTTTACAGCTACATCACGGGCATGGTATTTCGGCGTTTCTTCCTGTTTGTAAGAAGTTTCATGTTCCTCATCCATAATAATTAGACCCAGTCGGTCAAATGGAGCAAAAACAGCGGAACGCGCGCCAATGGCTACCTTTACTTGGCCTTCCCGGATTTTGCGCCATTCATCATAACGCTCTCCACCCGAAAGACGGCTGTGCATAACAGCAACCTGGTCTCCGAATCGTCCTTTAAACCGCTCAACCATTTGTGGTGTGAGGGCAATCTCAGGCACAAGCACAATCGCCTGCCGATCCTGTTCAATACATTGCTGAATCGTCTGCAGATATACTTCGGTTTTACCGCTGCCTGTTACACCATGTAACAAAAAGACGCCATGGCGCCTTTCCTGTAATCGGCCATTAATTTTATCGTACACGTTCTGCTGCTCTGCAGTAAGAGCAAGCGGTTCAGTGGCGCGAAACTTCCTTCCCTGGTAAGGGTCACGAAAGACTTCCACGTCTTCCGTTACAAGCAGCCCTTTCTCCTCAAGCCCTTTGACGGTAGCCGCAGACACTTGAAGCGTGGCCAGCAATTCTTTCATCGGCATTGGCAGCAGTTCCTTCATTTCCAGCAGAAAAGCAAGAACCTCCTTCTGCCGCTGAGCCTTCGCCGGGAAAGATGCAAGTGCCTCCTCCGCCGCAGCCGCATCTACCGCCAAATCCACTGCCTTCATCGTTTTTTTGTTTAGCTTGTCCTTGATTGCCTGGCTCTCCAGCAATATACCGCCAAGCAGAAGCTTTTTGATCAACGCGGCATGATTGGGGTATTTACGGCTCAATTGCTGCAAAGGCACCTGTCCCCGGCTTTTCACAAAACGTATAATGTCCTGCTGCACTTTCTCCGAGGTGGACTCCTCTCCCCACACGAAGAGGACATCTTCATCCGCCTTTGCTCCGGTCTGCTGTCCATCCAGTGCATCCCCAATGGAGATATATCGTTCCGCTTTACCTTTCAGTGCAGTCGGCACCATGACCTGCAGCGACAAAATGCGGTTGCTGGCATATCGCTCACTCATCCACTCGGCGAGCTGCACCAGATCTTCTAATAAGGGAGGAACGATGTCCAACAGTTCCTGAATGGGCTTCAACTTGAAGGATTCTGTTCCGGTACGCGGTACAAGATCAACCACAAAGCCCTGAACGGTTCGATGTCCAAACGGCACACCTACCCGACTGCCAATCTCAATCCAATCACGCATCGATTCCGGCACCAGATAATCAAAGGGCCGATCGGTCTGTTTCACCGGAACATCGACAATAACCTTGGCGATCTCCATATTTAATTCCTCCCGGCAATGCGCTCCGCCGCAATCGCAAGCAATCGGTGAGCTATGTCCTCCTTAGACATCACCTGAAGCTCTTCCACCAACCCTTCACGGTCATAAATATGAACCGCATTGGTATCTGCTCCAAATCCGATACCCGGCTGGGCAACGTCATTGGCTACGATCAGATCACAGTTTTTCCGCTCCAGCTTCTCCCTTGCGTACATCTCTACAGAATGGGTTTCTGCGGCAAAACCAATTAGAAATTGATGACTCTTTTGCTTACCTAATGTTTCAAGAATATCTATATTTTTAACAAGCTCCAGCGATAGCGTATCGCCTTTCTTTTTGATTTTCTCCTCATGTACTTCCTTGGGACGGTAATCGGCAACTGCCGCAGCCTTAACAACGATATCAGCACGATCCCAGTGACTCGAGACCGCTTCGTACATATCCTGGGCAGACTGCACCCGAATTACTTCCACATTCGTTGGCGGCTGAACTTGTGTACTGCCCATAACAAGCGTAACCTCTGCCCCCAAATCACGTGCTGCTGCAGCGATGGCAAATCCCATTTTGCCGGAAGAGTCATTGGTAATATATCTGACAGGATCAATACGCTCAATCGTACCGCCCGCCGTCACGATCACTTTTTTGCCTTTTAACAAGGCGGACTGTTGTTTCAAGCCTGGTTTAGCTGCTGCCTGATCTTCAAAAAAACGTTCAACCACCTCAACAATCGTCTCCGGCTCTTCTAAACGCCCTTTACCTACGTATCCACATGCGAGCTGTCCTTCACTTGGTTCAATCATCAGTGTTCCTCGCTCGGAAAGCAGACGCATATTGTGCTGTACTGCAGGGTGATCATACATATGAACATTCATGGCAGGTGCGATCATTACCGGGGCGGTCGTTGCCAGTAGTGTTGTGGAGAGCATGTCATCGGCCATGCCATGTGCCATTTTGGCAATAACGTTGGCTGTTGCCGGGGCAACCAGAACCAGATCGGCCATATCGGCCAAATGAATATGTGATACAACTGATGGCTCACGCTCATCAAATGTATCACTGTAGACTACATTTCGGGTCAACGTTTGCAGCGTTAATTCGGTAATAAACTGTTTGGCAGAGTCCGTCATAATGACGTGAACGTCCGCCCCTTTTTGCACCAGTCTACTGCATAATGTAGCCGCCTTGTATGCGGCTATGCCGCCAGTCACGCCAAGTACGATTTTTTTACCGTTCAACATGGTTATTTCCCCCGATATATACGACGTATAAACGATGAATAGAGAAAAAAATAACAACCTCGCGGTTGTCAAATAAGTCCGGCTTGCGCCGTATGCAGTTGAAGAGCAGCCGCAGGCGGCTTACTCTTCTTCCTCTTCGTCCTGTCCTTTGATGACAACGAGATGATCACCATAAATTTCTTCGAGTGCAACGCCAACCTGTTTATGGGATCTTGCATTTCTCAGATCCGTTTTTTCGCCTTCACGAAGCTGTCTGGCCCGGCGGGAAGCAGCAACAACAAGAGAATACTTGCTGTCGACTTTGTTCATCATTTCATCAATAGAAGGATACAGCATGTTTACAAAACACCTCTTTGCATTAGTATAATCCCTTTGACCCGCCTAACAGAATGCAACCATTCCGTCGTTCACATGAACCGAACCTCGCCCGACTATCTATAGATATATGTCAGCAGTTCTCCGAATAATTGCATCCTGCGGCAGCCAAAAAAATTATTTATTGATCTTACAATGTTCGGCGATAATAATGCTTTCTATTCGTTTACACGCCAAATCAATCTCGTCATTAACGACAGCGTAATCGTACTGCTCCAGCAGACTAATCTCATCCACGGCTACGGACATCCGGTGATCAATAGTTGCCTGACTCTCCGTACCGCGTCCCTGGATGCGATCTTTGAGCTCGTCCAATGAAGGAGGCAGCAGAAATACAAAAATCCCTTCCGGGAACTTCTCTTTCACTTTTAACGCGCCTTGAACTTCAATCTCAAGAATGATGTCGCGGCCTTCGTTAATGGTTTTCTCGACAAAGTCACGTGGTGTTCCGTAATAGTTACCTACATATTCTGCATGCTCCAGCAGCTGGTCTTCAGCAATCATGTTCAGGAACTCTTCATGACTTCTGAAGAAGTAGTTCACACCATGCTCTTCACCCAGACGAGGCTGGCGAGTCGTTGCAGACACAGAATAGATCAACTCCGGCACACGTTTGCGCAAAGCGCTGCATACTGTACCCTTCCCGACCCCAGATGGGCCGGACAACACTATCAGTAATCCCTTAGACATATTACACTCCATTTTATTCGTCGTTGTCATCATCTTTCGAAGAAAGACGATGGGCGACCGTCTCAGGCTGAACCGCAGACAGAATGACATGATCGCTATCCGTAATAATCACGGCACGAGTACGTCTTCCGTACGTTGCGTCTATCAGCATATGACGATCTCTTGCCTCTTGTATAATTCTCTTGATCGGCGCCGATTCCGGACTTACGATGGATATAATCCGGTTCGCCGATACGATGTTACCGAATCCAATGTTAATGAGTTTGATTGCCATAATCAGGTTCTTCCCCCTATACATGCGACTCTCTTGCCGAAATATGGCCGTTCATTCGATATTCGCTGCCTGCTCGCGAATTTTCTCCAGCTCCGCCTTCATCTCGACAACACGGTTCACCAGAGCCAAATGGTTGGCTTTTGATCCAATCGTATTGACTTCCCGATTCATCTCTTGAATAAGAAAGTCCAACTTGCGGCCTACCGGCTCTTCACTCTTCAGCAGTTCCCTGCTCTGTCCGAAGTGGCTGAGTAGACGCGTAAGCTCCTCCTCTATGTTAGAACGATCGGCAAACACAGCAATTTCCATACCCAATTTATGCTCGTCAAAAGGGAAAGAGCCTTCCTCCTGCATTTCCGTAAGCCTTTGTCTTAACTTGTTGCGGTAATCTGATACCACAGTAGGTGCAAGAGCAAGCATCTCGGTATGCAGCGACTCCAGACGACTAATCCGCCGTTCCAGATCACTGGCCAGATGAAGACCCTCACGCGCGCGCATTTGCTCCAGACTGGTCAAGGCCTCTTCCAAGCTCTGCTGCAGCACACGCTCCCATTCGTCCTTCTCTTCCTCCGGAATTGAACTTGTTCCATCGGAATGAACCATGACATCCGGCAATGAAAGCATGTCCATAATGCTCGGTTTGCCCTGCATCCCAAAGCGGGATTCCAGCTGTTCTGCTGCCTGCAGATAGGCCCTGACTGCCTGCTCATTAAGCACGGCAGGAAGAGCCTGATCTTCATCTTTTTCTTTCATTACATAAACATCAATCCGCCCGCGCTTCAGCCGGCTCTGTACTCTTTTCCTCAATCCGTCTTCATAACATGTCCATTCTTTCGGCATGCGCATCATCACTTCACAGTAACGATGATTGACGGATTTGATCTCCAATTGTACCTTGTAGCCTCCAAAATGAAAGGCGGATTGACCGTATCCGGTCATACTGAATGACATCGGCATCACATCCGTTACACTATTGTAATTGATTATTAGGGTTGAAACAAGTAGGACATTGGTGCTCGGACTTCTCCCATACATATTGGGTCAGTTCGGCAGTCATGCCGTAGAACATAAACGGAGTCATCAGGTAGATCCCCTTGAAATGGGCTGTTGCAACATCCAACAGCTCTTTGGCAATTTTTACGCCCATGGCCCGTCCTTCTTCTCCTTCGAGACCAGCCATGCGAGAACGTACCTCATCCGACAGCTGAATGCCTGGAACTTCATTGTGCAGGTATTCTGCATTTCGTCCACTTGCCAGCGGCATTACACCAACGAAAATAGGCACTTCCAAATGTTTGGTAGCCTCATGCATAGCTACGATTAATTGCGGGTCATAGACAGGCTGCGTCATAATGTAATCGGCACCGGAGGCAATCTTTTTCTCCAGTCTCTGAACTGCCTTATCCAGATGTTTCACATTCGGGTTAAACGCTGCTCCGATGACAAAACCAGCCTTCTGTTTAAGCGGTTTGCCGGAGAAAGCTACACCGTCGTTCAATTGCTTGATCATACGTATAATTTCAAATGAAGTCAGATCGTATACGGAACTGGATCCGGGAAGATCACCGAAACGCGCTGGATCCCCTGTAACCGCAAGCACGTGGTTGATACCGAGAGCGTCAAAACCCATCATGTGTGATTGGGTCCCAATCAGATTTCGGTCACGGCAAGCAATATGTACAAGCGGACGTAAGCCCGTACGATCCTGAACGAGATGTCCCAGAGCCATATTGCTCATGCGGGTTACCGCCAAAGAGTTGTCAGCCAGTGTCAGCGCATCCGCACCAGCGGCTTTCAGTGTTTCGGCACCTTTCATGAATTTGGCAATATCCAGGTCACGAGGCGGGTCGAGTTCAACGATAACCGTGTGGCGCTGTTTGACCAGATCCACAATGGTCGGCTGTCCACCACGGCCGGACCGTTCATCCACATTTTCATGCAGTACGATACGCGGTTTGGCTTCTGTTGGGTCAGGCAGGACAATGGGTGCTGCAGTATATTCGGAAAGAGCCTGTGCGATTGCCCCAATATGATCAGGCGTTGTACCGCAGCATCCACCGATAATACGGGCGCCCAGATCGGCGAATTGCACCGCGGTCTGCCCAAAATATTCGGGTGTGGCACCATATCGGAACTGGCCATCGACATAGTCTGCCGCCCCCGCGTTAGGGTAAACAGACATCGGAACTCCGATTCGCCCGGATACGGTTTCCATGGCACGCATAATTCCGTTTGGACCGGAGCGGCAGTTAAACCCAATCACGTCCGCCCCCTGCTCACGCATGATCCGGAACGCTTCCGGCATCGTGTATCCATCCAGCGTATGTCCAATATCCTCAACTGCAAACTGCCCAATCACCGGCAGATCACTCAGCTTGCGAGCCTGCAGCAGGGCAATATCCATCTCTTCGATATCATAGAAGGTTTCAAGCAGAATCCCGTCAACCCCTTCTTCAAGCAGGGCAAAAATCTGTTGTTCGTAAAAACGCTTCAGTTCGCTTGTCGATACATTGGTCCGCTTGCCTCCGCGAATGGAACCCACGGCCCCTAGAACGTATCCGTTTGAACCGGCGACCTCCTTGGCAATGCGTGCACCCGCACGATTGACTTCCGTCACCTTCGATTCCAGTCCGAACTTGGACAATTTGTCATAGTTCGCAGAGTACGTATTTGTCTCAAATATTTCAGTACCCGCCTCCAAATAACGACGATGCACATCTGCTACCACTTCAGGTGAGACCAAATTTAATTCTTCGTATGAAATTCCAACCGGGAAACCCATTTGGTACAGATATGTTCCCATCGCCCCATCTCCAATGAGAACTCGTTCCTGCAAGACACTCCGCAAATCCGCCTTCATCCCTTTTCCCCCCGCCTAGCTGATCATTTCATACTAATGTAACACAAAAGCCGATCAATAACGTAGAAAAACACAGGATTTCCACGAAATTCAGTCAAAAAAAGAGGCCCGAAGGCCTCTTGGCTTAAACTGTCATCTTATGATGTGACTCCTTTGAAAACAACCTCTGCCGGTCCGGTCATATACACATGATTGTCAGCTTCGTTCCACTCAATATGCAGGTCTCCGCCTTTAAGGCTAATCACTGCTGTACGATCCGTGTGTCCGTTCAATACGGAGGATACAAGCGTTGCACAAGCTCCGGTCCCACAAGCCAGGGTTGGACCCGCACCACGTTCCCATACACGCATATCAACGAATCCGCGATCACGCACAGTGGCAAACTCAACATTGATCTTTTTCGGGAACATCGGATGAACTTCCAGCACCGGCCCCCAAGTGGAGAGATCAAAGTTCACTGCATCATCTACATAAATGACAGCGTGGGGATTCCCCATCGAAACTGCCGTGAATTTGAACTCTTGTCCATTCGCTTCAATGGTATGGTTAACCACAGGGTTGGCATCCACTGTTGTCGGAACCTGAAGCCCGTCCAAAATAGGCTCGCCCATATCTACACGAACGGTTGCCACTTTGCCGTCAAGTACATTAAGGGTTACCGGCTGCACACCGGCGCCGATGGTTTCAATAGTGATGTTCTCCGATGTCACATGACCATGGTCATACACATACTTCGCTACACAGCGAATCGCGTTCCCGCATTGTTCCGCTTCCGAACCATCAGAGTTCATGATACGCATCTGAAAATCCGCCTTCTCTGAAGGCAGTATATAAACGAGTCCATCCGCACCAATGCCGAAGAAACGGTTGCACCATTTCACAGCAAGCTCTGCTGCATCAGCCGGAAGCTGTTTTTCTCCAAATACAACGATAAAGTCGTTGCCAAGTCCGTGCATTTTTGTAAATTCCATATCCTTGCCCACTCCTTTTGGCAGTCTGCTGCCAAAGCGTTATTCTTGCCTGTTTACATAAAAAAGCTATCCTGCAAAATGTCCAAGGCTTTTGCCCCGAATCATTTTGAGGATAGCATAACGAAAACGATAAGGAAAAGCTATTGATTTTATGCCGAAAACTTTGTACTTTTCGGTACGAAGCTTCCAGGACCCATCCGGCGACGGTTACGACGGCCACCCCAGACACTGCCTGCTCCCATCAGGAACGTTGGGATACCTGCAGCAACGATGGAAATGGCCCATTCACGCATGCCGAGCGGTACGGTTTTGAAGATCGGCTGCAGCGGCTCCACGTACATCACAACCAGCATCAGCACGACGGACGAGATCACCGCAAGAACCAGATATTTGTTCTGGAGCGGATTCCGGTGGAAGATGGAGCGCGAACTCCGGCAGTCAAACACATGAATAAGCTGAGCCAGAACAAGTGTCGCAAAAGCGACAGACTGTGCTTTGATAAGCTGACCCGGTTGATCCGGAGCGGCTTGAAGGGTAAGCCAGAACGCACCTAATGTACATAATCCGATCAATACACCGCGGCTGATGATTTTCCAGCCCAGTCTCCGGGCAAAAATGTTTTCCTTGGCGCCGCGTGGCTTGTGCTCCATCAGGTCTTTCTCCGGCTGATCCACACCTAGCGCCATGGCCGGCAGGCCATCTGTCACGAGGTTCACCCATAGAATCTGGATGGGCACGAGCGGCAGCGGCAGTCCCATCATCATCGCGAAGAACATTGTTAGAATCTCACCTACGTTGGAAGCAAGCAAGTACCGAATAAACTTCCGAATATTCTCATATATATTACGCCCTTCTTCAATCGCCGCTACAATAGTAGAAAAGTTATCATCACTGAGAATCAAGGCCGATGCCTCTTTCGTCACATCCGTTCCTGTAATTCCCATCGCAATTCCGATGTCCGCCGCTTTGATTGCTGGTGCGTCGTTGACACCGTCCCCTGTCATGGCTACGACATGGCCTTTGCGCTGCAGGGATTTTACAATCCGGAGCTTGTGCTCAGGGGACACCCGGGAGAATACATAAATACCTTCGACCTGCTTATCCAGCTCATCGTCCGTCAATCCGGCCAGCTGCTGTCCGCTTAACGAACCTCCGCCCCGGGGAAGAATGCCCAGCTGCTGGGCTATCGCCTCAGCAGTAGTCCCGTGGTCACCCGTGATCATGACCGTCCGGATACCCGCTCTGCGGCAAGTTGCAATTGCATCTCGGACTTCTCTCCGAGGAGGATCGATCATGCCAGCAAGTCCAACGAACACAAGCTGATTTTCGGCAGCATGTTCGTCATCTACTTTTTCCTCAGGGCGTACTTCACGATAAGCCATCCCCAAGACACGCAGGGCTGCTCCGGCCATCTTCTCGTTTGCAGCCATCACTTTCTGTCTCAACGTTCCAGTGAAGGGTACCACTTTGCCCTCCCATAAAATATAGCTGCATTGTCCGATCAACACATCAGGAGCACCTTTGGTGTAGACCATGCGGCCACCCTGATGCTGAATGAGGACAGACATTCGTTTGCGGTCCGAATCGAACGGAAACTCCTGTTGACGTGCATATAACTCTTTGAGGCTGGCAGGAGTAAGACCCATTTTGGAGGCCAGAGTGACGAGTGCGCCTTCGGTTGGATCGCCTTTCAGCTCCCATACGACGCCATCCTCCTTGATTGCCTCCTTCTTGCCATCCTTACCCTTTTTCTTATTGCGCTCTTCCGAGAAGCTTTCCACAATACTCGCATTGTTACATAACGCACTGATCTGAAGCAGTCTTCGCAGCGTTTGATCACTCTTCAGCTCCACCGTCCGGCCGTCTTCCAGCATCTGTCCTTCCGGTGCATACCCGTCCCCGGTGACTTGGATGCTGCGACCTTCCAGCCATACATCGGTCACGGTCATCTTGTTCTGGGTTAATGTCCCCGTCTTGTCAGAGCAGATCACGGAGGCACAACCAAGTGTCTCGACTGAAGGTAATTTTCGTACAATGGCTTTGCGCTTAATCATTCGCTGCACACCCAGCGCAAGTGCAATCGTGACAATCGCCGGCAAACCTTCAGGTATGGCAGCCACCGCCAGACTGACACCAGCAAGGAACATGCCAATCGCCGGTTGTCCATGCAAAATACCAGCCACAACAACCATCACGGTAAGTCCCAATGCAACAAAAATGAGTATTTTGCCCAATTGCTCCAAACGATGCTGAAGCGGTGTTTCCTGTTCCTCGGTATTTTGGATTAGATCGGCAATTTTACCCATCTCGGTATCCATGCCTGTCCGAATGACAACGCCCTTGGCCGTCCCGCGGGTAACCATGGTGCCCATAAATCCAATGTTTTTCTGATCGCCGAGCGGTACGGCATCATCTGCAATGGGGTTGCAATGCTTGCTTACTGGGACCGATTCTCCAGTGAGTGCCGATTCCTCCACATCCAGACTGTTCGTTTCCAGCCATCTTACATCCGCCGGGATGCGATCTCCGCTCTCGACAAGGATGATATCCCCTGGCACCAGCTGTTTGGCAGCAAGCTGCACTTCCTGACCAGCCCGAAGAACTTTGGCAAGAGGTGCGGACAGCTGCTTCAATGCGCGGAGGGAACGCTCAGCCCGAAATTCCTGTACGAAGCCCAGAATGGCATTTAACACAATAATCGCCACAATAGTAACGGCATCCAAATATTCTCCGAGCAATCCGGACACCAGTGTCGCTCCCATCAAAACGAGCACCATAAAGTCCTTAAATTGGTTAAGCAGCAGTGTAATTGGGGATATACGTTTTCCTTCACTCAGCTCATTTGAACCGGCGACCTTCCTCTTCTGCGCAACAGCTTCATCCGTCAATCCTTCCTCCAGACTGACGCCTAGCGTGCTGCGAAGCTCTTCTACGCTTAGTTGATGCCACTTGGTCTGTTCCATGCCTCAAGGTTCCCCTCCCAGTCTATATTTCCTGTAAAAGACGTTCATACAGCTGCTCGTGATCGCTAACCAGCAGCTCTATGTCACGCCGGACAAACTACCTGCTCTATATGTATTCGGACAGGACCCCAATTAGCACCCGGATGGTGAATCCTTTCCCTGATGGACAGAATAGGCTAAAATAAAAGTCTGCGGTCATAACGCAGTAGAAGCCGAGTTATCTTATGCAAGAAGGCAAGTGACGAACGAACTGCAACCGGTTCTGATTTTTACATATTCCAGTTGTGTGTTTCAGTTATAGATAGAGAGGAAGTTGAAAAATATGGCATTGGACGGCATTGTTACACGAGCCATCGTACACGAACTGCAGGGCTGCAAAGGCGGCCGCATTAGCAAAATTCATCAGCCTAACGGCCATGATGTCGTACTCACCCTTCGTGCACAACGCGGGAACAGCAAATTGCTGATATCGGCCAGTCCGACGTATCCCCGCGTGCATTTTACGGAAAAGACATTCTTAAACCCTACAGAAGCACCGATGTTCTGCATGCTGCTGCGCAAGCACTGCGAGGGAGCCATTATAGAGGAGATTCGTCAGATCGGCATGGAACGGATCATCCACATCGACGTTCGTCAACGCGACGAACTCGGTGATGTATCCGTAAAACGAATCATTATTGAGCTCATGGGGCGTCACAGCAATATCGTATTGCTCGACCCGGTCACGGGAACGATTTTGGACGGTATACATCACGTTACCCCTTCCATCAGCAGCTATCGGGTCATCATGCCCGGCTTTTCATACACAGCTCCGCCAGAACAGCACAAAGTCAATCCGCTGGAAGTGAACAGCGCTGAATTCCTCAAGGGTTACTCTGAAACGGAAGAAGAGGCTGCCCGCTGGCTTGTGAATTC contains:
- the dapF gene encoding diaminopimelate epimerase, whose product is MEFTKMHGLGNDFIVVFGEKQLPADAAELAVKWCNRFFGIGADGLVYILPSEKADFQMRIMNSDGSEAEQCGNAIRCVAKYVYDHGHVTSENITIETIGAGVQPVTLNVLDGKVATVRVDMGEPILDGLQVPTTVDANPVVNHTIEANGQEFKFTAVSMGNPHAVIYVDDAVNFDLSTWGPVLEVHPMFPKKINVEFATVRDRGFVDMRVWERGAGPTLACGTGACATLVSSVLNGHTDRTAVISLKGGDLHIEWNEADNHVYMTGPAEVVFKGVTS
- a CDS encoding bifunctional homocysteine S-methyltransferase/methylenetetrahydrofolate reductase; translated protein: MKADLRSVLQERVLIGDGAMGTYLYQMGFPVGISYEELNLVSPEVVADVHRRYLEAGTEIFETNTYSANYDKLSKFGLESKVTEVNRAGARIAKEVAGSNGYVLGAVGSIRGGKRTNVSTSELKRFYEQQIFALLEEGVDGILLETFYDIEEMDIALLQARKLSDLPVIGQFAVEDIGHTLDGYTMPEAFRIMREQGADVIGFNCRSGPNGIMRAMETVSGRIGVPMSVYPNAGAADYVDGQFRYGATPEYFGQTAVQFADLGARIIGGCCGTTPDHIGAIAQALSEYTAAPIVLPDPTEAKPRIVLHENVDERSGRGGQPTIVDLVKQRHTVIVELDPPRDLDIAKFMKGAETLKAAGADALTLADNSLAVTRMSNMALGHLVQDRTGLRPLVHIACRDRNLIGTQSHMMGFDALGINHVLAVTGDPARFGDLPGSSSVYDLTSFEIIRMIKQLNDGVAFSGKPLKQKAGFVIGAAFNPNVKHLDKAVQRLEKKIASGADYIMTQPVYDPQLIVAMHEATKHLEVPIFVGVMPLASGRNAEYLHNEVPGIQLSDEVRSRMAGLEGEEGRAMGVKIAKELLDVATAHFKGIYLMTPFMFYGMTAELTQYVWEKSEHQCPTCFNPNNQLQ
- a CDS encoding calcium-translocating P-type ATPase, SERCA-type is translated as MEQTKWHQLSVEELRSTLGVSLEEGLTDEAVAQKRKVAGSNELSEGKRISPITLLLNQFKDFMVLVLMGATLVSGLLGEYLDAVTIVAIIVLNAILGFVQEFRAERSLRALKQLSAPLAKVLRAGQEVQLAAKQLVPGDIILVESGDRIPADVRWLETNSLDVEESALTGESVPVSKHCNPIADDAVPLGDQKNIGFMGTMVTRGTAKGVVIRTGMDTEMGKIADLIQNTEEQETPLQHRLEQLGKILIFVALGLTVMVVVAGILHGQPAIGMFLAGVSLAVAAIPEGLPAIVTIALALGVQRMIKRKAIVRKLPSVETLGCASVICSDKTGTLTQNKMTVTDVWLEGRSIQVTGDGYAPEGQMLEDGRTVELKSDQTLRRLLQISALCNNASIVESFSEERNKKKGKDGKKEAIKEDGVVWELKGDPTEGALVTLASKMGLTPASLKELYARQQEFPFDSDRKRMSVLIQHQGGRMVYTKGAPDVLIGQCSYILWEGKVVPFTGTLRQKVMAANEKMAGAALRVLGMAYREVRPEEKVDDEHAAENQLVFVGLAGMIDPPRREVRDAIATCRRAGIRTVMITGDHGTTAEAIAQQLGILPRGGGSLSGQQLAGLTDDELDKQVEGIYVFSRVSPEHKLRIVKSLQRKGHVVAMTGDGVNDAPAIKAADIGIAMGITGTDVTKEASALILSDDNFSTIVAAIEEGRNIYENIRKFIRYLLASNVGEILTMFFAMMMGLPLPLVPIQILWVNLVTDGLPAMALGVDQPEKDLMEHKPRGAKENIFARRLGWKIISRGVLIGLCTLGAFWLTLQAAPDQPGQLIKAQSVAFATLVLAQLIHVFDCRSSRSIFHRNPLQNKYLVLAVISSVVLMLVVMYVEPLQPIFKTVPLGMREWAISIVAAGIPTFLMGAGSVWGGRRNRRRMGPGSFVPKSTKFSA
- a CDS encoding YicC/YloC family endoribonuclease, encoding MSFSMTGYGQSAFHFGGYKVQLEIKSVNHRYCEVMMRMPKEWTCYEDGLRKRVQSRLKRGRIDVYVMKEKDEDQALPAVLNEQAVRAYLQAAEQLESRFGMQGKPSIMDMLSLPDVMVHSDGTSSIPEEEKDEWERVLQQSLEEALTSLEQMRAREGLHLASDLERRISRLESLHTEMLALAPTVVSDYRNKLRQRLTEMQEEGSFPFDEHKLGMEIAVFADRSNIEEELTRLLSHFGQSRELLKSEEPVGRKLDFLIQEMNREVNTIGSKANHLALVNRVVEMKAELEKIREQAANIE